One Leptospira selangorensis genomic window carries:
- a CDS encoding type II toxin-antitoxin system RelE/ParE family toxin, producing MKFKVQLLEPAEDFLLKLENKLKAKAFRTIELLAEFGPELREPFSKKIQGYAGLFELRIKQGSNICRLFYFFEKGRVVIITSGF from the coding sequence GTGAAGTTCAAAGTCCAGCTTTTGGAACCGGCAGAAGATTTCTTACTGAAGCTGGAAAATAAATTAAAGGCAAAAGCATTCCGAACTATTGAATTATTAGCGGAATTTGGACCTGAACTTCGAGAACCTTTTTCTAAAAAGATTCAAGGCTATGCAGGATTGTTTGAACTAAGAATCAAACAAGGTTCTAATATTTGCAGATTATTTTACTTTTTTGAAAAGGGTCGGGTTGTCATAATAACTTCTGGTTTT